One Ricinus communis isolate WT05 ecotype wild-type chromosome 2, ASM1957865v1, whole genome shotgun sequence DNA segment encodes these proteins:
- the LOC125369297 gene encoding uncharacterized protein LOC125369297 yields the protein MPRYAKFLKEILSNKRKLEDLGLVTLNEECLTILKNKLSVKRHDPGSFTVPCIIGDLHISDALADLGASINLMPSSLFEKLGLSEPKPTKMRVQLTNRTVKYPRGIVEDVLVKIDKFIFPIDFVVVDMKGKSSVPLILGRPFLATSRAVIYVCDGKLQLREILLDDPLQIALQAEDEELSNEDVLEQLACLLATESDRYADHFVDIDRLGVQKLRPSFKEPPALELKELPKHLTYAYLDEAEKLPVIIAADLTPMERKMTLASLRKYPQAFAYKIADILESTPVIVRIRS from the exons ATGCCTAGGTATGCGAAGTTCTTGAAGGAGATTCTAAGCAATaagaggaagttggaggacTTGGGACTTGTGACATTAAATGAGGAGTGCTTAACCATTCTTAAAAACAAGCTATCAGTGAAGAGGCATGATCCGGGTAGTTTTACTGTTCCCTGTATTATTGGTGATTTGCATATTAGTGATGCTTTAGCTGACTTAGGAGCTAGCATCAATTTAATGCCTAGCAGTTTGTTTGAAAAATTAGGTTTGAGTGAGCCAAAACCTACTAAGATGAGAGTACAGTTAACGAATAGGACTGTGAAATATCCTAGGGGAATAGTTGAAGATGTACTTGTTAAGATAGACAAGTTTATATTTCCTATTGattttgttgttgtggataTGAAGGGTAAGAGTAGTGTGCCTTTAATTCTAggtagacctttccttgcaacatctagggcTGTTATATATGTGTGTGATGGGAAGTTACAGCTTAGA GAGATATTACTAGATGATCCTTTGCAGATAGCATTACAGGCTGAGGATgaggagttgtccaatgaGGATGTATTGGAACAACTTGCTTGTTTGCTGGCTACTGAGTCCGATAGGTATGCTGACCATTTTGTTGATATTGACAGGTTAGGGGTGCAGAAATTGAGACCTTCATTTAAGGAGCCACCAGCCCTGGAGTTGAAGGAGTTGCCTAAGCACTTGACCTATGCCTATCTGGATGAGGCGGAGAAGCTGCCGGTGATCATTGCAGCTGATTTGACTCCTATGGAGAGGAAGATGACTCTGGCTTCCCTCAGAAAGTATCCCCAGGCCTTTGCATACAAGATTGCAGACATCCTGGAATCAACCCCAGTTATTGTTCGCATAAGATCCTGA